The window AACTGTGTGTATGTGGCATGCGTACAGGACTCAAGCTTAGATTCGAAGTGTTACATTTAAGTTGTGAGAATAATAATTAGAGACTGGGAAGTGGTTAGACTAAAAACGTTATTATTTGCaaatcaaaagtttattttttgctttataatAGTTGGAAATGCTGTTTTTCTGTATAACTGATGTAAATAACTTTATTCCTCAGTTCTAAGTCTATATATAAACTGCTGTTTTTCTGTATAACTGATGTAAATAACTTTATTCCTCAGTTCTAAGTCTATACATAAAATGCTGTTTTTCTGTATAACTGATGTAAATAACTTTATTCCTCAGTTCTAAGTCTATACATAAAATGCTGTTTTTCTGTATAACTGATGTAAATAACTTTATTCCTCAGTTCTAAgtctatacatatatatcgtaCAACCATGcacatatttcacttttattttgaatTGCGTTGCTAGGCAACTAGCAGTGTAGATGTGGATGATTCCTATAGTGATTATTACTACAACAAAGTGATTTATCAAATTCCTAGAACTACACAGACGCAGTAGCAGTGAGGAGTAATACATATGACGTATATACAGCATTGAAAGTGTGAGATTTGAACAGGGGCATGCAACTCAGACaacgtacattattttaatattaacattttgtatttatagcaAAAATACCAAGGCTGTCTGTCGCCGTCCAAAATCTTGCAAAGAAAAGTAGTCTACCACCAATCATCCACGCTGAAAGACTGACTGTCGCTCTTATAACAAGAAGTGGAGACATTTTTTCGTGCGTCGCACATATTTTAACCCGGCTCACCATCTCCAGAATCCACAGTTGTGCCACAACGCTAACCTGCGCCCTAACAAAATATGGTGCGTACATATACGCATGAGAAGATTAAGAACTGATTATTTACTTTGGTAGAATATACGCTATTCTGTTAAATGGAACCTTATGTTAAACTGAGTGCCCCAGTATTAAAAAGCTTAATAAATAGATTTTCTTACGAATATTTTCTGCTTTCATACATTTTTTCGAGCAATTAGTTTGAAATGTAAATTCTTTTTTTCCCCGCTATTAAGCGGTAAATGTTCTAGTTAACGTATGTAGTGCGATATTTTCACTTCagtattatattaatgtgtaatttaGTTATACtgtatgaaattattaaaatattgtacggTTATAACTTGCTGTTCTTACGTATGCACGATAAACAGTAAAAGGTTAAGTCACATAGCTACGGAAAGGACCACATACACCctctatttttatttctctttgatGTGATTGTAAACGTTACTGTTTTCTCACGTGAGTATTGTGTGTAGTATTGGGAAagcgaataaaaaaaaactgttcaatcAACTTAATGCACCTTTGAATAGATGTTTTACACCTTCCTCACCTGCGGTATATGAGCAAGGGACACATGCAAACAGATACACGTAACGTTGAGATTTCCAAGGACACAGGCCTAAAATCCCGTCCGTGTCGAGCGGAAATGCATAGATCACACGCGAACATTACTACACAGGTTTGAAACAATTCTGTGTCCCTTCTCTTATACAGGCATTCCGCCTAATTATTACGTCACGAGAACCCATCAGCTGCTGCGAGTTACGAACAACAGGCACGTGTCCACGTGAGAACGGAAACTACATCCGTCGAAATGCAGGATTTGACAGATGGTTGCTCCCACTAGCTGGATGATTTGACTGAACCATTTTATTTGAGCTCCGTGAATAGTTAAAGCACgttagtttcttttgttgttgtttttttttcactattacaAACTTTGCTTTGTCACGTATTATTTCCACATCCCGTCCAATCAAAAGATAGTTTCATAGATCGTTCCAATCAGTGTGCACACAGTTAGTCCTCAAAAGATGCTACTCGAAAGAAAGTTTTGTGGTGACGTTTTGCGGGGATATATTTCTGTTACCTATGATAGATATTCAATAAaggtctttattttaattatatgtacagaaaatacaaatgtgattaaaaaacaaaataaacaagaatcCATATCAACACGTCAAGGGTTTTACAAAGATACG of the Tachypleus tridentatus isolate NWPU-2018 chromosome 13, ASM421037v1, whole genome shotgun sequence genome contains:
- the LOC143237893 gene encoding uncharacterized protein LOC143237893 isoform X2: MKSRRIKSITSSIACHVALRRSLEYQDQQAKIPRLSVAVQNLAKKSSLPPIIHAERLTVALITRSGDIFSCVAHILTRLTISRIHSCATTLTCALTKYGSTTPGGQKTDANQYLSSFTHTVIVYTKLFK
- the LOC143237893 gene encoding uncharacterized protein LOC143237893 isoform X1, whose protein sequence is MKSRRIKSITSSIACHVALRRSLEYQDQQAKIPRLSVAVQNLAKKSSLPPIIHAERLTVALITRSGDIFSCVAHILTRLTISRIHSCATTLTCALTKYGSTTPGGQKTDANQYLSSFTHTVIVYTKVYQHGIC